A stretch of DNA from Desulfovibrio litoralis DSM 11393:
ATAAATAGTGTTTTGCCGCTTCTTTGAAAAAGGGTGTTTTTAATTTCCCAATTGCAATCAGACGTATTTTCTTCAAATATAACTCCGAAATCCATATTATTTAATATTAATGTAATTTAAAAAACTTTTTTAAGTGTATACTTTGTCAAAAACTTTTACAAGCTTGGACTCCGCTTTAATTGTGTGATTTACCTTTTCTCTAATTAAATTGAGTAAACTTGACAGCCTCTCAACATCAGCCTAAAAATGATGCTTCAAGGGTTCTACCCCAAAGCCACAAGTCCACAGTGTTCTTATCAAAATACATATTTCTTAAAAAGGCAGTTTGCTGTTGAAAAAGCGTACAACAAAAATCACAAAAGAAAATACCATTAAACAAACCCCTCAAAATATCAAACAAGAATCAGTTCAACAACTCGAACTCTTGAGTGTTGCTCAACTTAACGAGCTTAAAAGAGAAATTGAAGGCACTTTAGAACGTGTTGTTTTTCATAATGCTGAAAATGGCTGGACTGTTTTACGCTTAAAAGTGGCTAATCAAAGCGAACTCGTTACTGCTGTCGGTGCTATGCCCGACCCACAACCCGGAACGGGTTTAAAATTAACGGGGAGTTGGGTGAATAACGCCCAGTTTGGTCGCCAGTTTCAGATCACCACATTTGAATCTATCTTGCCCGCTACCGCTCAAGGCATTTTACACTATCTTGGTTCCGGTTTAATTAAGGGAGTTAGGACGCGTCTGGCGAGCCGAGTAGTTCAACATTTTGGCGATAAAACCTTAGATATTTTAGATAACGCACCGGAACGTTTAACCGAAGCTCCGGGAGTTAGCCCCAAGTTAGCCGAAGCTATCGCCAACGGTTGGAAGGAACATCAAGGCGTACGCAACTTGATTATGTTTTTACAACCCCACGGTGTAAGCACAACTTATGCGGTTAGAATTTATAAACATTATGGTCAATCTGCCCTTGAAGTAGTTAGAGATAACCCTTATCGCCTCGCTATGGACTTGCATGGAATCGGTTTTATTACGGCTGATCAAATCGCTATGAAGCTTGGCTTTGAAAAAGATAGTCCTTTAAGGGCGAGTGCCGCTCTGCTTTATACCTTAAATCAATCCGCTGATGACGGGCATGTTTATTACCCCAAGAGGGCGTTGATTGCTTTAACCGCCAAAAAGCTCGACCTTGACCCTGAGTTGCTTGATTCTATTATTCCTGATTTAGTTGAAGAAGGTTTAATTAAGCTCGAAACTCTACCGAGTAACACTTTGGATACTTCAAGCAGTGACGATGACGACTATCCTGATGAAGCCATTTATATTTCACGTTATCATCACTACGAATCTAAAATTTCTTATTATCTTAGTCGCTTGTTAAATTCTCCAAAATCTGTGAGTTTTTCGGATATTGAAAAAAGTATGGATACAGGTTTAAAACAGGTTGCCTTAAAACTTGCACCCGAACAAGAAGAAGCCGTTAGAGCGTCTTTAAATTCAAAAGTGTTGGTGATTACAGGTGGGCCGGGAACGGGTAAAACCACAATCATTAAAGCGATTATAAAAGTTTTTCAAACGGTTAAAGCTCGCATCTTACTCGCCGCCCCAACGGGTAGAGCCGCTAAACGCATGAGCGAAGCGACAGATTTAGAAGCTCGCACCATTCACCGACTTTTAGAATATAGCCCCAAAGAAGACGGTTTTGCAC
This window harbors:
- the recD2 gene encoding SF1B family DNA helicase RecD2, with the translated sequence MSVAQLNELKREIEGTLERVVFHNAENGWTVLRLKVANQSELVTAVGAMPDPQPGTGLKLTGSWVNNAQFGRQFQITTFESILPATAQGILHYLGSGLIKGVRTRLASRVVQHFGDKTLDILDNAPERLTEAPGVSPKLAEAIANGWKEHQGVRNLIMFLQPHGVSTTYAVRIYKHYGQSALEVVRDNPYRLAMDLHGIGFITADQIAMKLGFEKDSPLRASAALLYTLNQSADDGHVYYPKRALIALTAKKLDLDPELLDSIIPDLVEEGLIKLETLPSNTLDTSSSDDDDYPDEAIYISRYHHYESKISYYLSRLLNSPKSVSFSDIEKSMDTGLKQVALKLAPEQEEAVRASLNSKVLVITGGPGTGKTTIIKAIIKVFQTVKARILLAAPTGRAAKRMSEATDLEARTIHRLLEYSPKEDGFARNSDNPLACGLLVLDEASMLDTMLMYHLLKAIPLGATVVFVGDVNQLPSVGPGNVLRDLITSKTVKVVELIEIFRQAAESEIICNAHLINHGKMPNISYKLEHQSDFYFFKESNPELVADLIVDLVKKRIPYHFGFNSIEDIQVLTPMNKGIVGAVNLNLRLQEALNPQRILLKRGERQFRLHDKVMQIRNNYDKEVFNGDMGRISSIDLEDKDLVVSFEDRNVLYTFEELDELVPAYAISVHKSQGSEYPVIVLPILTQHYVLLQRNLVYTGVTRGKKLVVLVGEPKAVNIAVSNNNMRKRYTLLAERLRGM